One part of the Dermacentor andersoni chromosome 2, qqDerAnde1_hic_scaffold, whole genome shotgun sequence genome encodes these proteins:
- the LOC126541794 gene encoding gonadotropin-releasing hormone receptor-like — protein sequence MTEPDFFNVSLETLPDESNPYGNETGFLNITDALVSDELLGPRYHKRVRIGIIVTMIIVSVFGNSVVCCNLLVRQRRRRVSKARVLFLNLAIADLLVACITMTSQVVWEVMGRIWIAGDAFCRFFKFLQTFALVSSTYMLVAISVDRHIAIATPLAPSPDPWRLAAVTWIAACMPSLPNVYVFHSVEVAPGKCFCASIFYDRGTPLYHRQIYMGFVFFMVFVAPLVLLIAFHTGILWALWKHNATSRRMSCQTPSSLPRAKVKTLKMTAVVFGAFLVTNVPYMVQEAILAFGNPGILDANVVALFGVISASNSAINPYIFLYFQRVRKGTRDGGLWRTLSQVVVESLTCRLLNRSQTGSQVSTDVVDACSPTRRSKAACTTNFEEESPPAKKGCVTC from the exons ATGACTGAACCGGATTTCTTCAATGTGTCTTTGGAAACACTGCCGGATGAAAGCAACCCATACGGCAACGAGACCGGGTTTTTAAACATCACCGACGCCTTAGTGTCCGACGAACTCTTGGGCCCTCGCTACCACAAGCGAGTCCGCATCGGCATCATCGTCACCATGATCATAGTTTCGGTATTTGGCAACAGCGTCGTTTGCTGCAACCTCCTGGTGAGGCAGCGCCGTCGCAGAGTGTCCAAGGCGAGGGTGCTGTTCCTCAATTTGGCCATCGCTGACCTCCTGGTGGCCTGCATAACGATGACGTCACAAGTGGTGTGGGAAGTGATGGGCCGGATTTGGATCGCAGGCGACGCCTTCTGCCGCTTCTTCAAGTTCTTACAGACGTTTGCCCTGGTCTCGTCGACCTACATGCTCGTGGCCATTTCCGTGGACAGACACATCGCAATCGCCACTCCTCTTGCGCCGAGTCCAGATCCCTGGAGGCTGGCGGCTGTCACCTGGATCGCGGCGTGCATGCCTTCGCTTCCAAACGTGTACGTGTTTCACAGTGTTGAAGTGGCTCCCGGAAAGTGCTTCTGCGCGTCCATTTTCTACGACCGGGGCACTCCACTGTACCATCGCCAGATCTACATGGGATTCGTCTTTTTCATGGTGTTTGTTGCCCCGCTCGTGCTTCTTATAGCGTTTCACACTGGCATACTGTGGGCTCTATGGAAGCACAACGCGACGAGTCGGAGGATGAGCTGCCAAACTCCTTCATCGCTTCCACGTGCGAAG GTGAAGACATTGAAGATGACGGCCGTGGTTTTCGGTGCTTTCCTGGTGACCAACGTGCCGTACATGGTCCAGGAGGCAATACTCGCCTTCGGCAACCCCGGCATACTGGACGCCAACGTGGTCGCGCTGTTCGGCGTCATATCTGCCTCCAACAGCGCCATCAACCCGTACATCTTCCTGTACTTTCAACGAGTACGCAAGGGGACCCGCGACGGTGGCTTATGGCGGACCTTGTCGCAAGTCGTGGTCGAGTCGCTCACGTGTCGTCTGCTCAATCGATCACAAACGGGTTCCCAGGTGTCGACTGACGTGGTCGACGCCTGCTCACCGACGCGTCGTTCCAAAGCGGCCTGCACGACGAATTTTGAAGAGGAGAGCCCACCCGCCAAAAAGGGTTGTGTGACGTGTTGA